The following are encoded in a window of Callithrix jacchus isolate 240 chromosome 9, calJac240_pri, whole genome shotgun sequence genomic DNA:
- the KERA gene encoding keratocan, with protein MAGTICVIMWVLFITNTVWTRSVRQVYEVHDLEDLTIHDFECPMECFCPPSFPTALYCENRGLKEIPAIPSRIWYLYLQNNLIETIPEKPFENATQLRWINLNKNKITNYGIEKGALSQLKKLLFLFLEDNELEEVPSPLPRSLEQLQLARNKVSRIPQGTFSNLENLTLLDLQNNKLVDNAFQRDTFKGLKNLMQLNMAKNALKNMPPRLPANTMQLFLDNNSIEGIPENYFNVIPKVAFLRLNHNKLSDAGLPSRGFDVSSILDLQLSHNQLTKVPRISAHLQHLHLDHNKIKSVNVSVICPSPSTLPAERDFFSYGPHLRYLRLDGNEIKPPIPMALMTCFRLLQAVII; from the exons ATGGCAGGCACAATCTGTGTCATCATGTGGGTGTTATTCATAACAAACACTGTGTGGACTAGAAGTGTGAGGCAGGTCTATGAGGTACACGATTTGGAAGATTTGACTATTCATGACTTCGAGTGTCCcatggaatgtttctgcccaCCCAGTTTTCCTACTGCCTTGTATTGCGAAAATCGAGGTCTCAAAGAAATTCCAGCTATTCCTTCAAGAATTTGGTATCTTTATCTTCAAAACAACCTGATAGAAACCATTCCTGAAAAGCCATTTGAGAATGCCACCCAGCTAAGATGGATTAATctaaacaagaacaaaataaccAACTATGGAATTGAAAAAGGAGCCCTAAGCCAGCTGAAGAAATTGCTCTTCTTATTTCTGGAAGATAATGAGTTAGAGGAGGTTCCTTCTCCATTGCCAAGAAGTTTAGAACAATTACAATTAGCTAGAAATAAGGTGTCCAGAATTCCTCAAGGGACCTTTAGCAATCTGGAGAACCTGACCCTTCTTGACCTACAGAACAATAAATTAGTGGACAATGCCTTTCAAAGAGACACTTTTAAAGGACTCAAGAACCTCATGCAGCTAAACATGGCCAAGAATGCCCTGAAGAATATGCCTCCAAGATTACCAGCCAATACAATGCAATTGTTTTTAGACAACAATTCCATTGAAGGAATACCAGAAAATTACTTTAATGTGATTCCTAAAGTGGCCTTTTTGAGACTAAATCACAACAAATTATCAGATGCAGGTCTCCCATCAAGAGGTTTTGATGTATCATCAATTCTAGATCTTCAACTGTCACACAATCAACTAACAAAGGTTCCCCGAATCAGTGCTCACCTGCAGCACCTTCACCTTGAtcataacaaaattaaaa GTGTGAATGTCTCTGTAATATGTCCCAGCCCATCCACATTGCCAGCAGAAAGAGATTTCTTCAGTTATGGACCTCATCTTCGCTACCTCCGTCTGGATGGAAATGAAATCAAACCACCAATCCCAATGGCTTTAATGACCTGCTTCAGACTTCTTCAGGCTGTTATTATTTAA